A single genomic interval of Corvus hawaiiensis isolate bCorHaw1 chromosome 5, bCorHaw1.pri.cur, whole genome shotgun sequence harbors:
- the PLK4 gene encoding serine/threonine-protein kinase PLK4 isoform X1 has product MQRGWLCGPAGPRCRAPESSPQDFKVGNLLGKGSFAGVYRAVSLKTGLEVAIKMIDKKAMHKVGMVQRVQNEVKIHCQLKHPSILELYNYFEDSNYVYLILEMCHNGEMSRYIKNRKKPFSEDEARHFLHQIITGMLYLHSHGILHRDLTLSNILLTNNMNVKIADFGLATQLQMPHEKHYTMCGTPNYISPEIATRSPHGLESDVWSLGCMFYTLLIGKPPFDTDTVRNTLNKVVLADYEMPAFLSREAQDLIHRLLRKNPADRLSLSSVLDHPFMSRGSSARSRDLGTSEDSMDSGNATISTTFTGSSSISTSGCLKEKKKLLVGQPLPNKITFFPTNKNSSNNSSGDRSDSFQQWGIQGKEIGVSGRGRTMQPSEERPHSRYLRRAHSSDRSGTSHSQTQGISNITDRCHSLEVLSKPKVGTRENTEYFSPANSYTDIGEVFKEKTSSTSGSFEEQISPPVKDQPHSNYLCPVKPQVGLLEQKSQAETMQQWLGSMQKNVPLRPPADLTGKSNARGGFRYHLDVQQDAPRNAWNTLKDIRNHDASGGCPHSLNQRNPNKCIPGVLCKNEKIQPSPTCGLWSTPEQNQTWGQEHSAHQKPTLRSVVSPLTAHRLKPIRQKTKNAVVSILDTGEVCMEFLKEHRSQELVKEVLRISCDGNVIAVYHPNEGRGFLLDDRPPAPPEGICTYSFDNLPEKYWKKYQYAAKFVQLVRTKTPKVTFYTRYAKCMLMENSPPADVEICFYDGAKIHKTAGITRVIEKSGKSFTLKGESEAGLEKEIQAYMDHANEGHRICLALESAVLEEEKRSGSVPFFPIIVGRKPGNTESPQAVGPPPLDKTNYSKEVVALDRNKAASSTPVQTPDCAPVVSYEKPTFLTNPVEKTCSSVHQTECSPNSAQLVKSVFVKNVGWASQLTSGAVWVQFNDGSQLVAQAGVSSITYTSPDGQTTRYGEDDKLPEYIKEKLHCLSSILVMFTSPAGPH; this is encoded by the exons ATGCAGCGGGGCTGGCTGtgcggccccgccgggccccgctgCCGTGCCCCGGAGAGCTCCCCCCAG GATTTCAAGGTGGGGAACCTCCTGGGGAAGGGCTCCTTCGCAGGGGTCTACAGAGCAGTATCCCTGAAAACCGGCCTGGAAGTGGCCATCAAAATG ATAGACAAAAAAGCCATGCACAAAGTTGGAATGGTACAGAGGGTTCAGAATGAGGTGAAAATACATTGTCAGCTAAAGCATCCATCTATACTCGAG CTTTATAACTATTTTGAAGATAGCAACTACGTATACTTGATACTTGAGATGTGTCACAATGGTGAAATGAGCAGATAcataaagaacagaaagaaacctTTTTCAGAAGATGAAG CACGGCACTTCTTGCATCAGATTATCACGGGTATGCTGTACCTCCATTCCCATGGAATACTGCACCGGGACCTCACCCTCTCCAATATCTTGCTCACCAATAACATGAATGTCAAGATTGCTGATTTTGGATTGGCGACTCAGCTGCAGATGCCTCATGAGAAGCATTACACCATGTGTGGAACTCCGAATTACATCTCTCCAGAGATAGCCACGAGGAGCCCGCACGGACTGGAATCCGACGTGTGGTCTCTGGGCTGTATGTTTTACACTCTTCTCATTGGAAAGCCGCCTTTTGACACGGACACGGTCAGGAACACGCTGAATAAAGTGGTGTTGGCAGATTATGAAATGCCAGCCTTTCTGTCAAGAGAGGCGCAGGACCTCATACACAGGTTACTGCGCAAAAACCCGGCAGATCGCCTGAGCCTTTCCTCAGTGTTGGATCATCCTTTCATGTCCAGGGGTAGCTCTGCACGGAGTAGAGACTTGGGAACCTCCGAAGATTCCATGGACAGTGGAAATGCCACCATCTCTACAACCTTCACGGGCTCTTCCAGCATCAGTACCAGTGGTTgcttgaaggaaaagaagaagctgTTAGTTGGACAGCCACTcccaaataaaattactttttttcctacaaacaAGAATTCCAGTAATAATTCATCGGGGGACAGAAGTGATTCTTTCCAGCAGTGGGGAATTCAGGGAAAGGAAATTGGTGTAAGTGGCAGGGGAAGAACCATGCAGCCTAGTGAAGAGAGGCCACATTCCCGCTACCTCCGAAGAGCCCACTCCTCCGACAGGTCTGGCACATCCCACAGCCAGACTCAAGGCATATCCAACATCACTGATCGATGTCACTCTTTGGAAGTGCTTTCCAAGCCTAAAGTAGGAACAAGGGAAAACACAGAATACTTTTCACCTGCCAACAGCTATACTGATATAGGAGAAGTATTTAAGGAGAAGACTTCTAGTACTTCTGGTTCTTTTGAAGAGCAGATATCTCCACCTGTAAAAGATCAACCACA CTCAAATTATCTGTGCCCAGTGAAGCCCCAGGTTGGTTTGTTAGAGCAGAAGTCCCAGGCTGAGACGATGCAGCAGTGGCTTGGAAGCATGCAGAAAAATG TTCCTCTGAGACCACCTGCAGACCTGACTGGCAAGAGTAATGCACGTGGAGGTTTTCGGTACCACCTGGATGTGCAGCAGGATGCACCAAGAAATGCATGGAACACCTTAAAAGATATAAGGAATCACGATGCATCTGGTGGCTGTCCACATTCTTTAAACCAGAGAAACCCAAATAAATGCATCCCTGGAGTTCTCTGCAAAAACGAGAAAATTCAACCATCTCCTacctgtggcctttggtcaactccagaacaaaaccaaacttgGGGCCAAGAACATTCAGCACACCAGAAACCTACACTGCGAAGTGTTGTGTCACCTCTCACTGCTCACAGGCTGAAACCCATcaggcaaaaaaccaaaaatgcagTG gTGAGCATCCTAGATACTGGGGAAGTGTGTATGGAGTTTCTGAAAGAACATCGTTCACAGGAACTTGTGAAAGAAGTCCTCAGAATATCTTGTGATGGAAATGTG ATTGCAGTTTATCATCCAAATGAAGGAAGAGGTTTCCTTCTTGATGACagacctcctgctcctcctgaagGCATCTGCACGTATAGTTTTGACAACTTGCCAG aaaagtACTGGAAAAAATACCAGTATGCAGCTAAGTTTGTGCAGTTGGTGAGAACAAAAACCCCTAAAGTGACATTCTATACAAGATATGCCAAGTGCATGTTGATGGAAAATTCACCCCCTGCAGATgttgaaatttgtttttatgaTG GTGCAAAAATACATAAGACAGCTGGTATAACTCGTGTGATTGAAAAGTCAGGGAAATCCTTCACTTTGAAAGGAGAAAGCGAAGCAGGGTTGGAGAAGGAAATCCAGGCCTATATGGATCATGCAAATGAG GGACATCGAATATGCCTTGCACTGGAATCTGCtgttttggaagaagaaaaaaggagtgGAAGTGTTCCATTTTTTCCAATAATTGTTGGAAG AAAACCTGGTAATACTGAATCACCACAGGCTGTAGGACCTCCACCGTTGGACAAGACAAACTATTCAAAAGAAGTTGTGGCACTGGATAGAAATAAAGCTGCCAGTTCTACTCCAGTTCAGACTCCAGACTGTGCTCCT GTGGTGTCCTATGAAAAACCTACATTTCTGACTAACCCTGTTGAAAAGACGTGCTCCTCTGTTCATCAAACAGAATGCAGTCCAAATTCAGCCCAACTTGTCAAATCTGTTTTTGTGAAAAATGTTGGTTGGGCTTCTCAG CTGACCAGTGGAGCAGTATGGGTTCAGTTCAATGATGGATCCCAGCTGGTAGCCCAAGCAGGTGTCTCTTCCATCACTTACACTTCTCCAGATGGCCAGACAACCAG
- the PLK4 gene encoding serine/threonine-protein kinase PLK4 isoform X2: MATCIGERIEDFKVGNLLGKGSFAGVYRAVSLKTGLEVAIKMIDKKAMHKVGMVQRVQNEVKIHCQLKHPSILELYNYFEDSNYVYLILEMCHNGEMSRYIKNRKKPFSEDEARHFLHQIITGMLYLHSHGILHRDLTLSNILLTNNMNVKIADFGLATQLQMPHEKHYTMCGTPNYISPEIATRSPHGLESDVWSLGCMFYTLLIGKPPFDTDTVRNTLNKVVLADYEMPAFLSREAQDLIHRLLRKNPADRLSLSSVLDHPFMSRGSSARSRDLGTSEDSMDSGNATISTTFTGSSSISTSGCLKEKKKLLVGQPLPNKITFFPTNKNSSNNSSGDRSDSFQQWGIQGKEIGVSGRGRTMQPSEERPHSRYLRRAHSSDRSGTSHSQTQGISNITDRCHSLEVLSKPKVGTRENTEYFSPANSYTDIGEVFKEKTSSTSGSFEEQISPPVKDQPHSNYLCPVKPQVGLLEQKSQAETMQQWLGSMQKNVPLRPPADLTGKSNARGGFRYHLDVQQDAPRNAWNTLKDIRNHDASGGCPHSLNQRNPNKCIPGVLCKNEKIQPSPTCGLWSTPEQNQTWGQEHSAHQKPTLRSVVSPLTAHRLKPIRQKTKNAVVSILDTGEVCMEFLKEHRSQELVKEVLRISCDGNVIAVYHPNEGRGFLLDDRPPAPPEGICTYSFDNLPEKYWKKYQYAAKFVQLVRTKTPKVTFYTRYAKCMLMENSPPADVEICFYDGAKIHKTAGITRVIEKSGKSFTLKGESEAGLEKEIQAYMDHANEGHRICLALESAVLEEEKRSGSVPFFPIIVGRKPGNTESPQAVGPPPLDKTNYSKEVVALDRNKAASSTPVQTPDCAPVVSYEKPTFLTNPVEKTCSSVHQTECSPNSAQLVKSVFVKNVGWASQLTSGAVWVQFNDGSQLVAQAGVSSITYTSPDGQTTRYGEDDKLPEYIKEKLHCLSSILVMFTSPAGPH; this comes from the exons ATGGCGACCTGCATCGGCGAGAGGATAGAG GATTTCAAGGTGGGGAACCTCCTGGGGAAGGGCTCCTTCGCAGGGGTCTACAGAGCAGTATCCCTGAAAACCGGCCTGGAAGTGGCCATCAAAATG ATAGACAAAAAAGCCATGCACAAAGTTGGAATGGTACAGAGGGTTCAGAATGAGGTGAAAATACATTGTCAGCTAAAGCATCCATCTATACTCGAG CTTTATAACTATTTTGAAGATAGCAACTACGTATACTTGATACTTGAGATGTGTCACAATGGTGAAATGAGCAGATAcataaagaacagaaagaaacctTTTTCAGAAGATGAAG CACGGCACTTCTTGCATCAGATTATCACGGGTATGCTGTACCTCCATTCCCATGGAATACTGCACCGGGACCTCACCCTCTCCAATATCTTGCTCACCAATAACATGAATGTCAAGATTGCTGATTTTGGATTGGCGACTCAGCTGCAGATGCCTCATGAGAAGCATTACACCATGTGTGGAACTCCGAATTACATCTCTCCAGAGATAGCCACGAGGAGCCCGCACGGACTGGAATCCGACGTGTGGTCTCTGGGCTGTATGTTTTACACTCTTCTCATTGGAAAGCCGCCTTTTGACACGGACACGGTCAGGAACACGCTGAATAAAGTGGTGTTGGCAGATTATGAAATGCCAGCCTTTCTGTCAAGAGAGGCGCAGGACCTCATACACAGGTTACTGCGCAAAAACCCGGCAGATCGCCTGAGCCTTTCCTCAGTGTTGGATCATCCTTTCATGTCCAGGGGTAGCTCTGCACGGAGTAGAGACTTGGGAACCTCCGAAGATTCCATGGACAGTGGAAATGCCACCATCTCTACAACCTTCACGGGCTCTTCCAGCATCAGTACCAGTGGTTgcttgaaggaaaagaagaagctgTTAGTTGGACAGCCACTcccaaataaaattactttttttcctacaaacaAGAATTCCAGTAATAATTCATCGGGGGACAGAAGTGATTCTTTCCAGCAGTGGGGAATTCAGGGAAAGGAAATTGGTGTAAGTGGCAGGGGAAGAACCATGCAGCCTAGTGAAGAGAGGCCACATTCCCGCTACCTCCGAAGAGCCCACTCCTCCGACAGGTCTGGCACATCCCACAGCCAGACTCAAGGCATATCCAACATCACTGATCGATGTCACTCTTTGGAAGTGCTTTCCAAGCCTAAAGTAGGAACAAGGGAAAACACAGAATACTTTTCACCTGCCAACAGCTATACTGATATAGGAGAAGTATTTAAGGAGAAGACTTCTAGTACTTCTGGTTCTTTTGAAGAGCAGATATCTCCACCTGTAAAAGATCAACCACA CTCAAATTATCTGTGCCCAGTGAAGCCCCAGGTTGGTTTGTTAGAGCAGAAGTCCCAGGCTGAGACGATGCAGCAGTGGCTTGGAAGCATGCAGAAAAATG TTCCTCTGAGACCACCTGCAGACCTGACTGGCAAGAGTAATGCACGTGGAGGTTTTCGGTACCACCTGGATGTGCAGCAGGATGCACCAAGAAATGCATGGAACACCTTAAAAGATATAAGGAATCACGATGCATCTGGTGGCTGTCCACATTCTTTAAACCAGAGAAACCCAAATAAATGCATCCCTGGAGTTCTCTGCAAAAACGAGAAAATTCAACCATCTCCTacctgtggcctttggtcaactccagaacaaaaccaaacttgGGGCCAAGAACATTCAGCACACCAGAAACCTACACTGCGAAGTGTTGTGTCACCTCTCACTGCTCACAGGCTGAAACCCATcaggcaaaaaaccaaaaatgcagTG gTGAGCATCCTAGATACTGGGGAAGTGTGTATGGAGTTTCTGAAAGAACATCGTTCACAGGAACTTGTGAAAGAAGTCCTCAGAATATCTTGTGATGGAAATGTG ATTGCAGTTTATCATCCAAATGAAGGAAGAGGTTTCCTTCTTGATGACagacctcctgctcctcctgaagGCATCTGCACGTATAGTTTTGACAACTTGCCAG aaaagtACTGGAAAAAATACCAGTATGCAGCTAAGTTTGTGCAGTTGGTGAGAACAAAAACCCCTAAAGTGACATTCTATACAAGATATGCCAAGTGCATGTTGATGGAAAATTCACCCCCTGCAGATgttgaaatttgtttttatgaTG GTGCAAAAATACATAAGACAGCTGGTATAACTCGTGTGATTGAAAAGTCAGGGAAATCCTTCACTTTGAAAGGAGAAAGCGAAGCAGGGTTGGAGAAGGAAATCCAGGCCTATATGGATCATGCAAATGAG GGACATCGAATATGCCTTGCACTGGAATCTGCtgttttggaagaagaaaaaaggagtgGAAGTGTTCCATTTTTTCCAATAATTGTTGGAAG AAAACCTGGTAATACTGAATCACCACAGGCTGTAGGACCTCCACCGTTGGACAAGACAAACTATTCAAAAGAAGTTGTGGCACTGGATAGAAATAAAGCTGCCAGTTCTACTCCAGTTCAGACTCCAGACTGTGCTCCT GTGGTGTCCTATGAAAAACCTACATTTCTGACTAACCCTGTTGAAAAGACGTGCTCCTCTGTTCATCAAACAGAATGCAGTCCAAATTCAGCCCAACTTGTCAAATCTGTTTTTGTGAAAAATGTTGGTTGGGCTTCTCAG CTGACCAGTGGAGCAGTATGGGTTCAGTTCAATGATGGATCCCAGCTGGTAGCCCAAGCAGGTGTCTCTTCCATCACTTACACTTCTCCAGATGGCCAGACAACCAG